One window of Papaver somniferum cultivar HN1 chromosome 9, ASM357369v1, whole genome shotgun sequence genomic DNA carries:
- the LOC113312021 gene encoding uncharacterized protein LOC113312021, translating into MASTVIQEAFDAAITKLTNLITASITAVNAGIATINTRFFGCTPKKSFILQIHDSEDEDIQERHQEKIWIEDKRLKSSQNPYSSLPEYKLKADIPSFNGSFRIEELLDWFYEVEAFFQFMEIPDHSKVRLVAYKLKGGVAAWWERLCDERVNTSKPPIRTWDRMHKLLRGFPATTRLQHCRQGARLVEEYVAEFYNLLARNELHESEEQLVARFVEGLNTLIQQGMVQSVFTMVDAIQQAIEIERRLLRLAKISQPRQSRYQGNYKPNTSYPNFSQEVTPMYYSKYSYQDDSSHAYRKPTYTTLYTPPHLNTALILPTPIKIQAVQQTQVQQNRVADKCNKWLQPGHTSSECRKINAFIGDTQFINEVNDDFNELDEEDSPETQDEDEFVGMIRPLLLTQPCPSQRHNIFRSKCYIGGKFCNMIIDGGSVDNYVAAHVVKKLGLPVHPHPVPYFVGWVNKSTTQDITHQCYVTFKFDGYEDSVLCDVIDLTATHLLLGRPWKYDIQALIPNQAHYRLSPTEHEILQGQVNDLIQKGLIRPSNSPCARPGFLVSKKDGGWRMCIDCRALNRITIPYRFPIPRIDDMIKFLSGSIIFTKLDLRSGYHQIRIREGDEWKTSFKTREGLYEWLFMPFGLSNAPSTFMRLMNQVLQPFLSKFVIVYFDDILIFSRNEQEHLDHLSQVFQVLVDNYLYVNLKKRFVKNFSSIFAPLTDCLKKEKFEWTEAMDISFNALKEKLYTAPILVLPNFEKPFEIDCDASIVGIDAVLSQEGHPIAYHSENNSDAQKKWSTYELELLALVQALKQWHAYLIHREFVVNTDNHALKFLNTSAKVNRMHDRWLATINNIPSL; encoded by the exons ATGGCTAGCACCGTTATTCAAGAAGCTTTCGACGCTGCTATCACCAAGCTTACCAATCTTATTACTGCAAGTATTACTGCTGTTAATGCTGGTATAGCTACAATTAACACAA GATTTTTTGGTTGTACCCCAAAGAAGAGTTttattcttcaaattcatgacAGTGAGGATGAAGATATTCAAGAAAGACATCAAGAAAAAATTTGGATTGAAGACAAAAGGCTTAAGTCTTCACAAAATCCTTACAGTTCTTTGCCTGAATACAAATTGAAGGCTGACATTCCAAGTTTTAATGGTAGTTTCAGAATTGAAGAACTTTtagattggttttatgaagttgagGCTTTCTTTCAATTTATGGAGATTCCAGATCATTCTAAAGTTCGACTTGTTGCATATAAGCTTAAAGGAGGTGTTGCTGCTTGGTGGGAGAGATTATGTGATGAAAGAGTTAACACTTCCAAGCCTCCTATTCGTACTTGGGATCGCATGCACAAATTACTGCGAG gatttcctgcaactacaagactTCAACACTGTAGACAAGGAGCACGGTTAGTCGAGGAATATGTCGCAGAattctataatcttcttgctcgtaatgaACTGCATGAATCAGAAGAACAACTAGTAGCAAGATTTGTAGAGGGTTTGAATACTTTGATTCAACAAGGAATGGTTCAGTCAGTATTCACCATGGTAGACGCTATTCAACAGGCGATTGAAATTGAACGTCGACTTCTTCGTTTAGCTAAGATCTCCCAACCTAGACAAAGTCGTTATCAAGGTAATTACAAACCTAATACTTCATATCCAAATTTTTCTCAAGAAGTTACTCCAATGTATTATTCAAAGTATTCATATCAAGATGATAGTAGCCATGCTTATCGTAAACCAACCTATACTACACTTTATACGCCTCCTCATTTGAATACTGCACTTATATTACCGACTCCAATAAAGATTCAAGCTGTTCAACAGACTCAAGTTCAACAAAATCGAGTTGCTG ataagtgcaataaatggcTACAGCCTGGACATACGTCTAGTGAATGTCGGAAAATTAATGCTTTTATTGGCGAcactcagttcattaatgaagtcaatGATGATTTTAATGAACTCGATGAAGAAGATTCACctgaaactcaagatgaagaTGAATTTGTTGGTATGATTCGTCCACTTCTTCTTACACAACCATGTCCTTCTCAAAGGCACAATATCTTTCGATCAAAATGCTATATTGGTGGTAAATTTTGTAACATGATCATTGATGGTGGAAGTGTCGATAATTATGTTGCTGCTCACGTGGTTAAAAAGCTTGGTCTACCAGTGCATCCTCATCCAGTACCTTACTTTGTAGGATGGGTTAATAAATCAACTACTCAAGATATCACTCACCAATGTTATGTAACTTTCAAGTTTGACGGCTATGAAGATTCAGTTCTTTGTGATGTTATTGATTTGACTGCAACACATCTTCTTCTTGGTCGACCCTGGAAATACGATATTCAAGCA CTTATACCTAATCAAGCACATTACAGATTGAGTCCTACTGAGCATGAGATTTTGCAAGGTCAAGTGAATGATTTAATTCAAAAaggtttgatacgacctagcaacagCCCTTGTGCTAGGCCTGGTTTCTTAGTTAGCAAGAAAGATggtggatggaggatgtgtatcgattgcagagcattaaatcgaATCACAATTCCTTATCGATTTCCTATACCTCGTATTGAtgacatgatcaaatttctttcGGGTTCTATTATATTCACAAAGTTGGACTTACGTAGTGGATATCATCAAATACGAATTCGAGaaggagatgaatggaagacaTCATTCAAGACGCGTGAAGGATTATATGAATGGCTTTTCATGCCATTTGGATTATCTAATGCACCAAGTACCTTTATGCGACtcatgaatcaggttctccaaccttTTCTTAGCAAATTTGTTATCGTATATTTTGATGACATTCTGATTTTTAGTCGAAACGAGCAAGAGCACCTTGATCATCTATCACAAGTATTTCAAGTTCTTGTTGACAATTacttatatgttaatttgaaaaa aagatttgtgaagaattttAGCAGTATTTTTGCACCCCTAACTGACTGCCTCAAGAAAGAGAAGTTTGAATGGACAGAAGCAATGGATATAAGTTTtaatgctttgaaagaaaaacttTATACTGCACCAATTCTTGTTTTACCAAATTTCGAAAAACCTTTTGAGATAGATTGTGATGCTTCCATTGTTGGCATTGACGCTGTTTTATCACAAGAAGGTCATCCAATAGCATATCACAGTGAAAATAATTCAGATGCACAGAAAAAATGGTCTACCTATGAATTAGAGTTACTTGCTCTTGTTCAGGCTCTCAAACAGTGGCATGCTTATTTGATACATAGAGAATTTGTTGTCAATACTGATAACCATGCACTGAaatttttgaatacttctgctaaagttaacaggATGCATGATCGATGGTTAGCTACAATCAACAATATACCTTCTCTGTGA